The sequence TGACATAATGTACAGACTAAGTTATGCTGAAAGGCAAAAGCTATCTTGTTGAGAAAAAAGGAAGCAGCTCCTCTCAGTACTCCAGAAACCAGCTTTCGTCACCAGTAACCAAGATCAGTGACCAGCAGCAGGAAATGATGTTTCCATTCACCAACACTTGCGAAAGGCACGAGGCCACAAAAGAGTGGCAGAAACAGAAATGAAGTACCATAAAACACCACCCGCCGAATCCAGTATGGAAAtattgtatttccttttgttcctTGAGACACGTCGATCGGTCCATGGAGGATAAAAAACAAAGCAGATGTGCATACATTACAGAAGAAATGCAGCATGCAAAGAGTCTCCCAATATATAAGCCAATGATACCCACTCCCTCCCAATGTGTCTACACAAAGCTTGCCAAAAAAACCACACACAATTCCCAGTAGCAAGATTATGAAAGTTACTGGCATTATCTGTTTTGCAGTTGCAGAGCGCTGGAGGAGCAAAAAAGCAATTGCAAGAATCACTAAGACACCAAATAGCATTCGGCTCACAACTTCAACCTTGCACCTTAGAACATGAAACCCTGAATTGAAAGATGTCATTCCCAGGCTTCCCAGCTCAGCCAAGACTTTGACTCCTGGGATAGAAAAAGAATTAGTAAAAATTtaccagaaaacaaaaaccaatgTTACGGTATGTATGAGAGAAATATCATATATCATGCATATATTGTTTACAGTCCTGTCCAAGTGTTCATTACAAAAAGGCCCATTTATACGCAATCCCAAAATACTTAAAACCTAAACAACAGAATGCAATAACAATTAAACCCGACTAACCAAATTCTTAAATTGTAAAGATTTAACAAGTTAAATAACTAAATCTTGAATTATAGCTTTAATAGAATAGAACCAAATCAAGcgagaataattccttgtggACTGGTCAGTTGATTCCctctataataaaaaacaaatcctAAAAATTGCCCTTTGAGATTTTCTTACAGTAATCAATTATTGATGTAACTCAGGTGTAGGAACAATCCAAAAAGCTGCAGCCAATAGATAGTTCTAGCTGTTTCTTGGAGAAAGATTTTTATAGGAAAATAGTCAAGAAAGAGGttattgctgatttttcaTACATACAGCTTGGTATGAGTTACTTATTTTATCGACATATCATGTCTCGGTATTTTCTCATGTTCTAAACAACTAGCAACATCTTGTTACTTGGAGTGATGGATCACATAAATAGTCATATAGGAAAGCCAAATAATAACAGCACTAACAACTAAGTGAAGCTTAAACTAAATCACATGAAgccagaagagaaaaaaggaattACCTTTGTTGAAGGTGTACAGGATGCAGTAGCTTCAGTAAGTCTTTTGTACGAATACACATAAGCACCATATATCAGGGATGCAATCATGACAAGCAAACCAGCAACTAGACAGTCAATGCACTTTTTAAGCAGCTCAGCATGTCTTGTATCTTCTAATTGACTCTTAAACTTTTCAGCTTTGAAGGATGCTTTTGATATGtccatagaaaattttgatCTCTGCAGTTGATTTGAATCATAGTTGAGAGATAGCTGTGTCTCTTTCAACTTTAGTCTCTGCATTGTAAGATTAAGCTCCAATGTTTTAAGGTCGTTAGCACGGGCTTGCTCTATGACAGACTTCCGAATAGTTCTAAGCATGGACTGGTTGGCTCCAGATTCAGATGTTCTTGGAGGAATATAAGTCAACTGGTTTGTTTGCCCATGCAGAGCAAGCTCCAGATTAAGAGAACTTGTTAACATACTCCGATTTAATTCATctctataatttaattgacCCTGGGTTGCATCAGTGTGGGACATTGCTTTTGAGTGACAATCTTCTATATCAGAGCTGCTTGCACCATCTTGTTCATCACGAGTCACATGTAGAGAAGACCCTTCCATGTTTTGGTGGCTCGAGAGACATCCCCTGTTATTTGTAGATGATTCCTTGATCGATTTTAGAGTCCTCAAGGTACTCCCAAATGATTTTTCAAAGTTTTGGATAAAACAATCACATGTGTTCCCGAAAACCTGTAGCCAAATACGACGTCAAGGCAGATAAATACGACCTTAGCATCTAGGACTTGTGGAGTGTTGATATAAACAACAAGAAGGAACTTCAAACCACTTTCAATGGATGAGTCAGCAGTTAAGTCTGGCTTACATTGGCTAAAGATTCTCTGACAGCTGAAGCACATATCTGCACTCCAGTAAATAGATGTATAATTAGTTGATGCCCTATTATCCgaatatgaagaaaataaaattatgaagcAAGTAAGGAGAAAGTATAGAATTGTTCAACCCCACCATTGCAGGCAGGCTTCATTTTTACTGTGACAACTATTTCATCAAACCAAGTACAAAACAGCATGATATCACAAGCTGAAAGGTTACTGGAAGGGTGACTTTGGTCATATGAATTTGAGTTGTCATAAGTAATAAACATGAGTCAATTACATGTCCAATGAACTAATTAGTGCATTTTGGCAATGAAAGAAAGTACATCTATACAGAGAACTGATGGTGTAAGGTGAAGCTTATTGTTAATGTAGGTAGTGTAGTATGAAAAGAAGAATACCTTAGCAAGATGATCAGAAGACATCCCTCCACCTACCTCGCCATTTCTTTCCAGAATCTACATTAAAATATCATCACACCCGAATTATCGATGAATACACTTACTGAGAATTACAAAAAGTGAAACAGAAGCACGGAATGTTATCTCTTCAAGAGTTACAATTAGTCAGGGAAGAAGCACCAAGCACAGGTAATAGCCAGAGAAGACTGACCACGTGAAACTAACACCATAAAAACCCGTAAGGAATGAATCAAGAAAAGAAGTAGAGATGAAAGATGAAATGAAGGCTCAATAACAtgagtaaaataaaataacaccAACTGTTTCCTTCATATAATAATGAAAAGTAGACCATGTAAAACAAACACCAAGCACCTTGAACTTGACATGAGGTTTTCTATGTTTCATATGAATTCCATGTGTAACAAATCCAGCTGCCTAGCAAATGTAATCAATTTCtataaggagaagaagaaaatttcatattaaaatcatttgaagaaacaaaaaagaaaaggtttagttattaaaatcaaaatccaaaactTGTTTTAGAGAACTTGTCCGTCAATatttaaataacgtcgttgTTTATGCATCTCCAAAGGGGGCTTAGCCACTTTTGACATTCCTACACCAACCATGCTCACTATGTTTAGTAGTCATTAATTTCTCCCCACaaattccaaaaagaaaagaaaaaaaaatgattgttatgtatatttaaatattaggtAGCTAGTCACTACACgccactttctctctcttcagatTTCGGAGCTCAAAACATTCAACATCGTTAATTACAGGAATTAAGAGGTTAACCAATCCAACATTAGATAGGGATAAAAAGAAATGCATAAACTGTGCCATCCTACTATATACAGATTAGGGGCATCCTAAGGAAGCCACAATTTCCATTTTGCTAAATGTGTATAAGGCCAACAACAATCTACATTAAAATGCAGAATCATATTACTGAATGAATGGAACAAAAAGATACCATATTCATAATCTACAGAGCCCAAATACCAAATCAAGCTTAAGTCATAAAAGAATTGGTTGATAGGGACACAGCAACAAGCCATAGCCACAAACCATTCCAAATAAGTTACACATTTTCCTTTGAGAGTGATAATTACGATATTCTGTACATATTTCATCCCCATCAATTAAAGCCTATTAATTCATTGCCCATTAATCCTTGTAAACAAGCTCACTAACTTTGTATAAAAAGACACAAACTTTATCAACACAACAATGTGAACTACAAAAGTATAGCGACCGCTAAATCCTCCAAACTTTAACTTCAAAAACTACAGACAGAATTCTTTGTATCAAGGCACAGCCCCATCTCACATTTTTCTAGCTAGACAAACCTCAAATACAACTCTGCAAGTTCAAAACGACAAAAGCAAAGAACCGGGTTGAGATTTCAGAAGTCGAATCCAAGAAACAAACTTCAAAAGGGTATTAAAACCAGATTTACAAACAACTAACGCTTAGAAATCATAACTTTTCCACACACCACAAACAAATACCAAAATTCAACTCCAAGATAAAAACTTTCTACACGCACAACGACCAATTATTGAAACCCGCAATGTCGCAAATCAAACACAGAACAAAACTAGTTAAGaaccaaaaatagaaaaatatgaaCCTGGGCAACAAAAGCTGCAATTGACATTCCCAAACGGAACGCGATCTCATCGGCATCAGGGTTTCTTGGAGGCGCAGTGAAAACCATTTTAGGGCTTCGGCGCTTGCCCGCCACGCGTGTTCCCCTGAATGATGAACCCGAAGAAGTTGAACCACAAGACGAAGATGGCGCTGCAGCTGCATCTTTTAATCCCTTTCTCTTCGTCTTCTTTATGTTCCTGCAGATGGGTTTTGCCGGTCTTTCATCAGACGGAGAGAGgtttcggaccgttggatttGAAGGGTTGGGGTTGTCATTgacggtggtggtggtggtagtggtggcggtggcggcgTTTTCATGGTCTACGGTGTTGGCTTGATCGCTGAGAACGCAAGGTTTGGCGGCGAGGAGTTGTAGAGAaggtggagaagaagaaggggtgTCCATGGAACGCAAGGAAAGGTGGGAAAGGGAGTAACTTCTACATAGATTTGAAAAAAGTTTGGGTTTTGATCTTGATTTTACGGGGAATTTCAAAATCTCTGctgatcttttttttcctttttcctttatttgaaAAGGCAATGCTAgccttaccacatttttatttttataagttgtataggtaaaaaagaaattatttcaatttttagtttaattttttagatttcaattttagtttcacCGCCATTactaaaacataaaaaattgtgAATCCCACCTTATAATTCATAATCCAATATTCTCAAAATATTATAAAGAATGTGGTGGAGTCCACTAACTATTCATTTGAAGACCTGTTATTCAAGTAGGTAAAGTGATGATGAAAGTGTTATAGAAGTAGAGGGATCCACATATTGGAAGAAATAATTGCACATCCACAAGAAGCCAAGAGACTTTGTCTATAAACGGACTTCCTCCCTTCATTGTAGGGGTGGCAATTTCAGACACGACCcgatacacgactcgaaacccgcacgataaaaaaACAGGTCAATTTCGGGTCAACTCGTtctgacccgtttaataaacagGTGGGTTTTGGATCAACCTGCTATAATACCTATCCaacccgtttattaaatgggtcgTGTCacgggtcgtgtcaacccgtGTACAACCCGCTAACCagctaaaaaataaagacaaatggaGACTTCAACACACATACAAGGGGTTTCGAACCCCTACCatcctcatttctctcaaaCATCTTATCCACCATGCTACAAACAACTTTGTGATTTTATGGTATGCCTTctgatatttataatatttctttttcttttgtgttttcctttcttttccgt comes from Prunus dulcis chromosome 6, ALMONDv2, whole genome shotgun sequence and encodes:
- the LOC117633013 gene encoding LOW QUALITY PROTEIN: protein CPR-5 (The sequence of the model RefSeq protein was modified relative to this genomic sequence to represent the inferred CDS: inserted 1 base in 1 codon) gives rise to the protein MDTPSSSPPSLQLLAAKPCVLSDQANTVDHENAATATTTTTTTVNDNPNPSNPTVRNLSPSDERPAKPICRNIKKTKRKGLKDAAAAPSSSCGSTSSGSSFRGTRVAGKRRSPKMVFTAPPRNPDADEIAFRLGMSIAAFVAQILERNGEVGGGMSSDHLAKICASAVRESLANVFGNTCDCFIQNFEKSFGSTLRTLKSIKESSTNNRGCLSSHQNMEGSSLHVTRDEQDGASSSDIEDCHSKAMSHTDATQGQLNYRDELNRSMLTSSLNLELALHGQTNQLTYIPPRTSESGANQSMLRTIRKSVIEQARANDLKTLELNLTMQRLKLKETQLSLNYDSNQLQRSKFSMDISKASFKAEKFKSQLEDTRHAELLKKCIDCLVAGLLVMIASLIYGAYVYSYKRLTEATASCTPSTKESKSWLSWEAWXMTSFNSGFHVLRCKVEVVSRMLFGVLVILAIAFLLLQRSATAKQIMPVTFIILLLGIVCGFFGKLCVDTLGGSGYHWLIYWETLCMLHFFCNVCTSALFFILHGPIDVSQGTKGNTIFPYWIRRVVFYGTSFLFLPLFCGLVPFASVGEWKHHFLLLVTDLGYW